In Psychrobacter immobilis, a single genomic region encodes these proteins:
- a CDS encoding WG repeat-containing protein — translation MLRRSLSLQQRPLISGFAIAIFASTLFMAPNVQAASCKIPKSYYKNVACTANSGYFLATKDFGAPVALINSKGKSVVDLSRYQKVDASKISAGLLPVLRNGHVGYLNMQGREVVPAMYDVLKEGQGWARPVSNGRIVVKQDGKYGVITTSNKTIVPFSSAISDIDDYQNGIARVRKNQAISWIDENGKTTSDPSGNNNEQSTTPRAPASANGNASSSNQTLPNRFTMLQPRQQDGKWGFIDDNNVTMITYSFDEVRPFAESLAGVRIDENWGFVNLGGELVIPFRFANSGVSAGDLYQGKPAFTFTGGKAWIGNLKNGNKMCIDKEGTGVGCD, via the coding sequence ATGTTGCGACGTTCATTATCCCTACAACAACGACCATTGATATCTGGTTTTGCTATCGCCATCTTTGCTAGTACGCTATTTATGGCGCCAAACGTACAAGCGGCCAGTTGCAAAATTCCAAAAAGTTATTATAAAAACGTGGCTTGTACGGCAAATAGCGGCTATTTTTTGGCAACAAAAGATTTCGGCGCGCCAGTTGCTCTGATTAATAGTAAGGGCAAAAGCGTCGTTGATTTATCACGTTATCAAAAAGTCGATGCCAGTAAGATATCGGCAGGTTTACTGCCTGTACTGCGCAATGGTCATGTCGGTTATCTTAATATGCAAGGTCGTGAAGTAGTGCCTGCGATGTATGATGTGCTTAAAGAAGGACAGGGTTGGGCGCGTCCCGTCTCTAATGGGCGTATCGTGGTAAAGCAGGATGGTAAATATGGGGTCATTACTACTAGTAATAAAACCATCGTGCCGTTTTCGTCCGCGATTAGTGATATTGATGATTACCAAAATGGTATCGCCCGTGTACGTAAAAATCAAGCGATCAGTTGGATTGATGAAAACGGCAAAACGACCAGTGACCCAAGTGGTAATAACAACGAGCAATCCACGACGCCACGAGCACCTGCCAGCGCTAATGGCAATGCATCCTCATCCAACCAGACACTTCCCAATCGCTTTACGATGCTACAACCGCGTCAGCAAGATGGCAAATGGGGGTTTATCGATGATAATAATGTGACCATGATTACCTATTCTTTTGACGAGGTGCGTCCCTTTGCCGAAAGCTTGGCGGGCGTACGTATCGATGAAAACTGGGGCTTTGTTAATCTTGGTGGCGAGTTGGTGATTCCTTTTCGCTTTGCCAATAGCGGTGTGTCGGCTGGTGATCTTTATCAAGGCAAACCCGCCTTTACCTTTACTGGTGGTAAAGCGTGGATTGGTAATCTAAAAAACGGCAATAAAATGTGTATCGATAAGGAGGGCACAGGAGTAGGCTGTGATTAA